In the genome of Monodelphis domestica isolate mMonDom1 chromosome 2, mMonDom1.pri, whole genome shotgun sequence, one region contains:
- the FAM163A gene encoding protein FAM163A, whose translation MTAGTVVITGGILATVILLCIIAVLCYCRLQYYCCKKDDSDDDEEEEEGHDRSAPSRFSTCNSCNSQVLDGQGDLAPLPSEPSDQHRGAQSHCPSCAPYSSPFYIRTADMVPNGGERLTYTPTCYKELGPPPLNMSSLQSFPVTRSGLGREAFTNPRAISTEV comes from the exons ATGACAGCGGGAACAGTTGTCATCACCGGTGGAATTCTAGCAACTGTGATCTTACTCTGCATCATTGCTGTCCTATGCTACTGTAGGCTCCAG TACTACTGCTGTAAGAAAGATGACTCTGATGACGacgaggaagaggaagaaggacacGATCGCTCTGCTCCATCAAGATTTTCCACCTGCAATTCCTGCAACTCCCAAGTCCTGGATGGACAGGGTGACCTGGCACCCCTCCCCAGTGAGCCCTCCGACCAGCATCGAGGTGCTCAGAGCCACTGCCCCAGTTGTGCCCCCTACAGCTCCCCCTTTTATATTCGGACAGCTGACATGGTCCCCAATGGTGGGGAGAGGCTCACTTACACTCCCACCTGCTACAAGGAGTTGGGGCCCCCACCCCTCAATATGTCATCGCTCCAGAGTTTCCCGGTGACCCGATCAGGCCTTGGACGTGAGGCCTTTACCAATCCAAGGGCTATTAGTACAGAAGTATAA